A region from the Arthrobacter gengyunqii genome encodes:
- a CDS encoding Na(+)/H(+) antiporter subunit C — protein MSVNITFMIIMGALYACGIYLLLERSLTRVVLGLTMLTNATNILLLSTGGFQGLAPLFSAEIAAEDYNDPLPQAFILTSIVISFSVTAFMLGIIYRSWVLSRQDEVQDDVEDRRVASQSSFDAEDDADVPEDTTEFTPPEEAEEAPGSLRATGQSTSPEAKE, from the coding sequence ATGAGCGTCAACATCACCTTCATGATCATCATGGGTGCGTTGTATGCCTGCGGGATCTACCTGCTCCTGGAACGCAGCCTGACGCGTGTGGTGCTGGGGCTGACCATGCTCACCAACGCCACGAACATCCTGCTGCTGTCCACCGGTGGATTCCAGGGCCTCGCACCGCTGTTCAGCGCGGAGATTGCGGCGGAGGATTACAACGATCCCCTGCCCCAGGCCTTCATCCTGACGTCCATCGTGATCTCCTTCTCGGTGACGGCGTTCATGCTCGGCATCATTTACCGCTCCTGGGTGCTGAGCCGCCAGGACGAGGTCCAGGACGACGTCGAAGACCGCCGCGTGGCAAGCCAGAGCAGCTTCGACGCTGAAGATGACGCCGATGTCCCCGAGGACACCACCGAATTCACCCCGCCCGAAGAGGCTGAAGAGGCGCCCGGATCCCTGCGCGCCACCGGTCAAAGCACCAGCCCGGAGGCCAAGGAATGA
- a CDS encoding Na+/H+ antiporter subunit D, whose protein sequence is MNTISLAPLAVVLPFFGAALAFILIRHARAQRIISVTILSVTLILEVFLLFSVWETGAQAVNLGGWLPPVGITMVVDQFSALMLVVSSAVSLAVLIYAAGQGMAGGEEDGPVSIFHPTYLILVAGVSNAFLAGDLFNLYVGFEILLTASYVLMTLGGTTARIRAGITYVVVSVVSSLLFLITIAMIYAATGTVNMADLAVKLGDLDPGTQLMLHLMLLVAFGIKAAVFPLSFWLPDSYPTAPAPVTAVFAGLLTKVGVYAMVRTETLLFPGDRINTLLMVVAGLTMVVGILGALAQTDIKRMLSFTLVSHIGYMVFGLAVGSVIGIGSAVFYVVHHITIQTSLFLVTGLIERRGGTANMDRLGGLAKLSPILAVLYFIPAINLGGIPPFSGFLGKLGLLEAGVELGTPLAYVLVGASVLTSLLTLLVMARVWNRAFWRTPEDAVHPDPILLATGADGSSLRTSGSVTTGKFSGSDAVDLLPRTMVYPTVGLVALGVSLSVLAGPLFSLSDNAAQDLLDRTPYIEAVLGEGAGQ, encoded by the coding sequence ATGAACACGATAAGTCTGGCTCCGCTGGCCGTGGTCCTGCCGTTCTTCGGCGCCGCCCTGGCCTTCATCCTCATCCGCCATGCCCGTGCCCAGCGCATTATCAGCGTCACCATCCTGTCCGTGACCCTGATCTTGGAAGTTTTCCTGCTGTTTTCCGTCTGGGAAACCGGAGCGCAGGCGGTGAACCTGGGCGGCTGGCTGCCGCCGGTGGGCATCACCATGGTGGTGGACCAGTTCTCCGCCCTGATGCTGGTGGTTTCGTCGGCCGTTAGCCTGGCGGTGCTTATTTATGCGGCCGGGCAGGGCATGGCCGGCGGCGAGGAGGACGGGCCGGTCTCGATCTTCCATCCGACCTACCTCATCCTGGTGGCCGGCGTGTCCAATGCGTTCCTCGCCGGGGACCTCTTCAACCTGTACGTGGGCTTCGAAATCCTGCTGACGGCCAGCTACGTGCTCATGACGCTGGGCGGAACCACGGCGCGCATCCGCGCCGGCATCACCTACGTGGTGGTCAGCGTGGTTTCCTCGCTGCTCTTCTTGATTACCATCGCCATGATCTACGCGGCCACGGGCACCGTGAACATGGCGGACCTGGCGGTGAAGCTCGGAGACCTGGATCCCGGAACACAGCTGATGCTGCACCTGATGCTCCTGGTGGCGTTCGGCATTAAGGCCGCGGTGTTCCCGCTGTCCTTCTGGCTGCCCGACTCCTATCCAACGGCCCCGGCGCCGGTGACTGCCGTGTTCGCCGGGCTGCTGACCAAGGTGGGCGTCTACGCCATGGTCCGCACCGAGACGCTGCTCTTCCCCGGAGACCGGATCAACACGCTGCTGATGGTGGTTGCCGGTCTGACCATGGTGGTGGGGATCCTCGGCGCCCTGGCGCAGACCGACATCAAGCGAATGCTTTCCTTCACCCTGGTCAGCCACATCGGCTACATGGTCTTCGGTTTGGCCGTCGGATCCGTTATCGGCATTGGTTCCGCGGTGTTCTACGTGGTCCACCACATTACAATCCAGACTTCGCTGTTCCTGGTGACCGGCCTGATCGAGCGCCGGGGAGGCACCGCCAACATGGACCGGCTCGGCGGGCTGGCGAAACTGTCGCCGATCCTGGCCGTGCTCTACTTCATTCCCGCCATCAACTTGGGCGGCATCCCGCCGTTCTCCGGATTCCTGGGCAAGCTGGGTCTCCTGGAGGCTGGCGTTGAGCTGGGCACTCCGCTGGCCTACGTCCTGGTCGGGGCCAGCGTGCTCACCAGCCTGCTGACCCTCCTGGTGATGGCCCGGGTTTGGAACCGTGCGTTCTGGCGCACGCCGGAAGACGCCGTGCATCCGGATCCGATCCTGCTGGCCACCGGTGCCGACGGATCATCGCTGCGGACCTCCGGAAGCGTCACCACCGGCAAGTTCTCCGGCAGCGACGCCGTCGACCTGCTGCCGCGCACCATGGTGTACCCCACGGTGGGGCTGGTGGCGCTTGGCGTCTCCCTTTCCGTCCTGGCCGGCCCTCTGTTCTCACTCAGTGACAACGCGGCGCAGGACCTGCTGGACCGTACGCCCTACATTGAAGCCGTTCTCGGAGAGGGGGCCGGACAATGA
- a CDS encoding DUF4235 domain-containing protein, with amino-acid sequence MNLILKLLSTGVSIGAGIVSAKLLDFLWTRITGNEPPRDNDGVLDVNLRTAVVFAVVSGAVSQAIRVLTTRGTQRAIQRYQKTPEIV; translated from the coding sequence ATGAACCTGATCCTGAAACTGCTCAGTACCGGCGTGAGCATCGGCGCGGGCATTGTGTCCGCCAAACTGCTGGACTTCCTCTGGACCCGGATCACCGGCAACGAACCGCCCCGGGACAATGACGGAGTCCTGGACGTCAACCTCCGCACCGCGGTGGTCTTCGCCGTCGTTTCCGGCGCCGTCAGCCAGGCCATCCGGGTGCTGACCACCCGCGGCACGCAGCGCGCCATCCAGCGTTACCAGAAGACCCCCGAGATCGTTTAG
- a CDS encoding ABC transporter ATP-binding protein codes for MRAPDGSPVSSPVSSPVSSPVSVRARDYSWRHAGRSTPAVSGLTLDIEPGERVLLLGASGAGKSTLLHALAGVLGEGTGPDAAGEEHGSLTLDGIAPQLARGRAGLVLQDPDSQLVLSRVGDEVAFGAENLRIPPQEIWQRVRTSLDDVGLRVPLHHSTAALSGGQKQRLALAGVLAMQPGLLLLDEPTANLDPDGVEEVRAAVERVLERTGATLIVVEHRVSVWADVVDRVVVLAADGGILADGPPSQVLSAPGNRARLTAAGVWLPGNRPAVPEPAAQHAGSELLVARGLAAGRGKRAPAIVSSVDLALRAGTSLGITGPNGAGKTTLALTMGGLLKPVAGTLRATAALAGSAGTDPGRWKSTELVTRIGTVFQEPEHQFLTGTVRGELAFGPRRAGRLTETEIASLVDRLAERLRLTALLDANPFTLSGGEKRRLSVATMIATEPDILLLDEPTFGQDANTWAELVTLLRTLLAEGRSVVSVTHDAEFLAALGGNVLHVEDGTATVRTTAQKAALKMAGKEAARK; via the coding sequence ATGCGCGCTCCTGACGGTTCCCCCGTGTCTTCCCCCGTGTCTTCCCCCGTGTCTTCCCCCGTGTCCGTACGGGCACGGGACTACTCCTGGCGGCACGCAGGACGCAGCACCCCCGCGGTCTCCGGCCTGACGCTGGACATCGAACCGGGGGAGAGGGTTCTGCTCCTGGGTGCCTCCGGCGCGGGGAAATCCACGCTGCTGCACGCCCTCGCCGGTGTTCTCGGCGAGGGTACCGGGCCGGACGCAGCAGGGGAGGAACACGGCAGCCTCACCCTGGACGGGATTGCTCCGCAGCTGGCCCGCGGCCGGGCCGGCCTTGTGCTTCAGGACCCGGACTCCCAGCTGGTGCTCTCCCGGGTGGGGGACGAGGTTGCCTTCGGCGCGGAGAACCTCCGCATACCCCCGCAGGAGATCTGGCAGCGGGTGCGCACCAGCCTGGACGACGTTGGCCTGCGGGTGCCGCTGCACCATTCCACGGCCGCACTGTCCGGCGGACAAAAGCAGCGCCTGGCGCTGGCCGGCGTTCTGGCCATGCAGCCGGGTCTGCTGCTCCTGGATGAACCCACGGCCAATCTCGACCCGGACGGTGTGGAAGAAGTCCGTGCCGCCGTCGAACGCGTGCTGGAGCGCACCGGGGCCACCTTGATTGTGGTGGAACACCGGGTGTCCGTCTGGGCGGACGTCGTGGACCGGGTGGTGGTTTTAGCGGCCGACGGCGGGATCCTTGCCGACGGTCCGCCGTCACAGGTTCTGTCGGCACCGGGCAACCGTGCCCGTCTCACCGCCGCCGGCGTCTGGCTGCCGGGGAACCGGCCTGCCGTCCCGGAACCGGCGGCACAGCATGCCGGTTCAGAGCTGCTGGTTGCCCGCGGCCTTGCCGCGGGGCGCGGGAAGCGGGCTCCGGCAATTGTCAGCAGCGTGGATCTGGCGCTGCGCGCCGGGACTTCGCTCGGCATCACCGGCCCCAACGGCGCCGGAAAAACGACGCTGGCCCTAACAATGGGGGGACTGCTGAAGCCTGTGGCCGGTACTCTGCGGGCCACAGCCGCGCTGGCCGGTTCCGCCGGCACCGACCCGGGCCGCTGGAAATCGACCGAGCTGGTAACCCGGATCGGCACTGTCTTCCAGGAGCCGGAGCACCAGTTCCTGACCGGCACCGTCCGCGGCGAACTGGCCTTCGGGCCAAGACGGGCGGGGCGGCTGACGGAGACCGAGATTGCCTCCCTGGTGGACAGGCTGGCGGAGCGGCTGCGGCTCACCGCTCTGCTGGACGCCAATCCGTTCACCCTGTCGGGCGGCGAAAAGCGCCGGCTCTCCGTGGCCACCATGATCGCCACGGAACCGGACATCCTGCTGCTGGACGAACCCACCTTCGGGCAGGACGCCAACACCTGGGCGGAGCTGGTGACCCTGCTCCGCACCTTGCTGGCCGAGGGCCGCTCCGTGGTGTCGGTCACCCATGACGCCGAGTTCCTGGCGGCGCTGGGCGGAAACGTCCTGCACGTGGAGGACGGCACTGCCACGGTGCGCACGACGGCGCAGAAGGCGGCGCTGAAAATGGCGGGAAAGGAAGCGGCGCGGAAGTGA
- a CDS encoding aminodeoxychorismate lyase produces the protein MTVLVFLDPKFPEGRLADAAVPQLMAADLGATRGDGVFESMLAIDGVPRKMDAHLDRMASSALALDLVFPARESWERAVSTALSELPVQAGSGQVGSGEAVVKLLLTRGVEGTDSPSAWVAASPVPAAVRERSAQGLDVLLLDRGYDSTVADRAPWLLLGAKTLSYAVNMAALRYAKAQGADDVIFTSSDGKVLEGPTSSVILAVEEDGVKTLLTPELESGILPGTTQRALFDAAEAAGWARGYGPLEPAHLMEADAVWLVSSIRLLAPVTSIDGTPIPSSPALTEELTALLRGAL, from the coding sequence ATGACTGTTCTGGTGTTCCTGGATCCGAAGTTCCCCGAAGGCCGCCTCGCGGATGCCGCCGTTCCGCAGCTGATGGCCGCTGATCTTGGGGCTACCCGAGGCGACGGCGTTTTCGAATCGATGCTGGCCATTGACGGCGTCCCCCGCAAAATGGACGCCCATCTGGACCGGATGGCGTCCTCGGCGCTCGCCCTTGACCTTGTCTTTCCGGCGAGGGAGAGCTGGGAACGTGCGGTTTCCACGGCTCTTTCAGAGCTGCCCGTCCAGGCGGGGTCCGGCCAGGTGGGGTCCGGCGAGGCAGTGGTGAAGCTGCTGCTGACCCGCGGCGTCGAGGGAACCGACTCCCCCAGCGCGTGGGTCGCGGCCTCCCCCGTACCCGCCGCTGTCCGGGAGCGCAGCGCCCAGGGCCTGGACGTCCTGCTGCTGGACCGCGGCTATGACAGCACCGTGGCCGACCGCGCACCATGGCTGCTGCTCGGCGCCAAGACCCTGTCCTACGCCGTCAACATGGCGGCGCTGCGCTACGCCAAGGCTCAGGGCGCCGACGACGTCATCTTCACGTCCTCCGACGGAAAGGTCCTGGAGGGTCCGACGTCGAGCGTCATCCTGGCGGTGGAGGAAGACGGCGTCAAGACGCTGCTGACGCCCGAACTCGAGAGCGGCATCCTTCCCGGCACCACCCAGCGCGCACTGTTCGACGCAGCCGAAGCGGCAGGCTGGGCCCGGGGTTACGGCCCCCTGGAGCCGGCGCACCTGATGGAGGCCGACGCCGTGTGGCTGGTGTCCAGCATCCGGCTCCTGGCTCCGGTGACTTCCATTGACGGCACCCCGATTCCTTCGTCTCCCGCGCTGACGGAGGAACTGACCGCACTGCTGCGCGGGGCGTTGTAA
- a CDS encoding ECF transporter S component codes for MQQNNSRLQRSGRQDSVWRRPWRVVDIVVASVLAVAVGVIFWAWSLAYNGVEVVFLAFPPLGGLYTGGWLIAGVLGALIIRKPGAAIYCEVLASAVSGVLGTQFGLSVLLSGFIQGAGAELVFLAFLYARYTLPVAMLAGLVSGVFLGVSENILFRPEWAAQWQALYTLFAAVSGAVLAGLLSWLAARALARTGVLASFASGRAADARS; via the coding sequence ATGCAGCAGAACAATTCCAGGCTCCAACGCTCCGGTCGGCAGGATTCCGTCTGGCGCAGGCCTTGGCGCGTTGTCGACATTGTGGTGGCGTCCGTCCTTGCAGTGGCTGTGGGGGTCATCTTTTGGGCCTGGTCGCTGGCGTACAACGGGGTGGAGGTCGTGTTCCTTGCCTTTCCACCGTTAGGCGGTCTCTACACCGGCGGGTGGCTCATCGCAGGGGTCCTGGGTGCGCTGATCATCCGCAAACCCGGAGCTGCAATTTACTGTGAGGTCCTGGCCTCCGCGGTGTCCGGCGTGCTCGGAACACAGTTTGGCCTCTCGGTGCTGCTGTCCGGATTCATCCAGGGGGCGGGAGCGGAGCTGGTCTTCCTGGCCTTCCTGTATGCCCGGTACACCCTGCCCGTGGCGATGCTTGCCGGGTTGGTGTCCGGTGTGTTCCTGGGCGTCAGCGAGAACATTCTCTTCCGGCCGGAATGGGCCGCACAGTGGCAGGCGCTGTACACCCTGTTTGCCGCGGTGTCGGGTGCCGTCCTGGCCGGGTTGCTGTCCTGGCTGGCCGCACGTGCCCTGGCCCGGACCGGAGTTCTGGCGTCGTTCGCGTCGGGCCGGGCAGCAGATGCGCGCTCCTGA
- a CDS encoding Na+/H+ antiporter subunit E, translated as MTRRAQMRNRPRVPLLKEIPLLIWLVFLWGALWQDFSAGNLIFGAVIAFIVANIFYLPPVELSGRFNPLYAAGFLARFFYKLVHASFEVLWLSVTKGPHIKNAVVGVKLRSRSDLLVTATGHALSLIPGSLVVEVDRSTSTLYLHCLNVSTPEEADKVRKDVRDTESWLIRSIGSREDLEVLKAEQAAGRKAADLANNRAESAKGANS; from the coding sequence ATGACCCGCAGGGCCCAAATGCGGAACCGTCCGCGTGTCCCGCTGCTGAAGGAAATCCCCCTGCTGATTTGGCTGGTGTTCCTCTGGGGCGCTCTCTGGCAGGACTTCAGCGCGGGGAACCTCATCTTTGGCGCCGTGATCGCGTTCATCGTGGCGAACATCTTCTACCTGCCTCCCGTGGAGCTGAGCGGACGCTTCAACCCGCTCTATGCTGCGGGATTCCTGGCACGGTTCTTCTACAAGTTGGTCCACGCCAGCTTCGAAGTGCTGTGGCTGTCTGTGACCAAGGGACCGCACATCAAGAATGCGGTGGTGGGCGTGAAACTGCGCAGCCGCTCCGACCTGCTGGTGACAGCAACCGGACACGCCCTGTCACTGATTCCCGGCTCGCTCGTGGTGGAAGTGGACCGGTCCACGTCCACCCTTTACCTGCACTGCCTGAACGTTTCCACTCCTGAGGAAGCCGATAAGGTCCGCAAGGACGTGCGGGACACCGAGTCCTGGCTGATCCGCAGCATTGGATCGCGTGAGGACCTTGAGGTCCTTAAAGCGGAGCAGGCTGCCGGCAGGAAAGCCGCCGACCTGGCGAACAACCGGGCGGAATCCGCTAAGGGAGCAAACTCATGA
- a CDS encoding energy-coupling factor transporter transmembrane component T family protein translates to MSTAELDIDLRNPTRRPSGTLLERANPLSKLAAAVAVTLAVLISVDWISSSIVLAGELLLLPLLRTRPLTLLRRIWPLIVAALVGAWGTALLAEKTGTVLLDAGPVLFTSDSVAAGIAIGLRGLAIALPGILLLASTDPTDLADALAQKLRLPHRFVLGALAAMRLVGLLVSEWQSLGMARHARGVGADSGLLTRVRSFLGQAVALLVQAVRRATRLAAAMEARGFGNGGRTWARTSVFTGLDAWVALYGVVLAGGALAAAVGAGTFNFILS, encoded by the coding sequence GTGAGCACTGCGGAACTGGACATTGATCTGCGCAATCCGACCCGGCGTCCGTCCGGAACCCTGCTGGAGCGGGCCAATCCGCTGTCCAAACTTGCTGCAGCCGTGGCAGTGACACTTGCCGTGCTGATCAGCGTGGACTGGATCAGCTCCAGCATCGTCCTTGCCGGGGAACTTCTTTTGCTGCCGCTGCTGCGGACCCGGCCGCTGACCCTGCTTCGACGGATCTGGCCCCTGATCGTCGCCGCGCTGGTGGGCGCGTGGGGCACCGCGCTGCTGGCGGAAAAGACCGGCACCGTCCTGCTGGACGCCGGCCCGGTCCTGTTTACGTCGGATTCAGTGGCTGCCGGAATCGCCATCGGGCTGCGGGGCCTGGCGATCGCCCTGCCCGGAATCCTCCTGCTGGCCTCAACGGATCCCACGGATCTGGCGGACGCGCTGGCACAGAAACTGAGGCTCCCGCACCGTTTTGTGCTCGGGGCACTGGCCGCCATGCGCCTCGTGGGGCTGCTGGTTTCCGAATGGCAGAGCCTGGGGATGGCCCGGCACGCGCGGGGAGTCGGCGCGGATTCGGGGCTGCTGACCCGGGTCCGCTCCTTCCTGGGCCAGGCCGTCGCCCTGCTGGTGCAGGCCGTACGGCGTGCCACCCGCCTGGCCGCAGCCATGGAAGCCCGCGGTTTCGGCAACGGCGGCCGGACCTGGGCCCGCACCTCCGTGTTCACCGGCCTGGACGCGTGGGTTGCCCTCTACGGGGTGGTGCTGGCCGGAGGTGCACTGGCCGCCGCCGTGGGCGCAGGAACGTTTAATTTCATCCTGAGCTGA
- a CDS encoding Na+/H+ antiporter subunit A produces the protein MLVVLTVLFAVALVAPLMFRRIGRSAFYVLAAVPAAAFVWLLVTFPRYTAADQTLASGAPNAPPSVVIPWIPDLKVELAFRMDTLAAVLSILILGVGSLVLFYCARYFRPGDTQMGAFGSQLLAFAAAMFGLVTADDLILLFIFWEITTVLSYLLIGYSAHRLSARRAALQALVVTTFGGLTMLVGMVLIGGAAGTFRISEILAMAPQLLERGALVDIAIVLMLIGAVSKSALLPFHFWLPAAMAAPTPVSAYLHAAAMVKAGIYLVARLAPGFSESAYWHAVVLVLGLSTMLLGGWRALRQHDLKLILAYGTVSQLGFLTLVVGLGNREAAIAGLGLLLAHGFFKATLFLVVGIVDHQAGTRDIRKLSGIYRSAPKLFVVALIGAASMAGVPPLLGFVAKESVYETFVHFAEKQGTFGAAVLLAGVVIGSILTFAYSARFVWGGFAAKPNGKQTPFKPVPWAFLGAPAILAAVTVVFGLWPAPIDAAVSSYADLYPVDGEPTHLALWHGFTTALLLTVITIGAGVLLFWQRVRVESVQGRFTAPLDAERSYRGIIGVLDDVAVWVTGRTQRGSLMFYLFVILTVAVLTPLTALLWRGAALPDQFHWWDTPLQAVIGLGIILGAVAAARANKRFLAVLMVSVTGYGIALIFALQGAPDLALTQMLVETIVLVAFVLALRSLPARLWKREPAGHRLLRALLGIAFGATMVLIAMTAMNSRVAEPISLLFPNLAYEVGGGANIVNVTLVDVRAWDTFGEISVLAMAATGVASLIFVRGRGDKRRRAEGIATGSVDRGREHFASTGRQEATLALARKFSSVSRDAWLVAGRTLAPERRSIIFEVVTRLLFHSVILFSIYLLLAGHNIPGGGFAGGLMAGLALTIRYLAGGRFELAEASPVSAGLLLGGGLGIAGLTAAAPLFFGGQILQSAIIKFTWPIFGEIKFVTSTIFDIGVYLVVVGLVLDVLRSLGSEIDERSEGGSSDDEDLVEIEPEITMREEEVAR, from the coding sequence GTGCTAGTTGTGCTCACCGTTTTATTTGCGGTGGCATTGGTGGCGCCCTTAATGTTTCGCAGGATCGGCAGGTCGGCGTTTTACGTCCTGGCAGCCGTCCCCGCAGCAGCCTTCGTCTGGCTGCTGGTCACGTTCCCCCGGTACACAGCTGCCGACCAGACGCTGGCCTCGGGCGCTCCCAACGCCCCGCCGTCCGTAGTGATCCCCTGGATACCCGATCTCAAAGTTGAGCTCGCCTTCCGGATGGACACCCTGGCCGCGGTCCTGTCCATCCTTATCCTCGGCGTCGGTTCGCTGGTGCTGTTCTACTGCGCACGCTACTTCCGCCCGGGGGACACCCAGATGGGTGCCTTCGGTTCTCAGCTGCTGGCCTTCGCCGCGGCCATGTTCGGCCTGGTGACGGCAGATGACCTGATCCTGCTGTTCATCTTCTGGGAAATAACCACCGTCCTGTCCTATCTGCTGATCGGATACTCGGCGCATCGGCTGTCTGCCCGCCGGGCCGCCCTGCAGGCGCTGGTGGTCACCACCTTCGGCGGCCTGACCATGCTCGTGGGCATGGTTCTGATCGGCGGCGCCGCGGGAACGTTCCGGATTTCCGAGATCCTGGCCATGGCACCGCAGCTGCTTGAACGCGGTGCCCTTGTGGACATCGCCATTGTGCTGATGCTTATCGGCGCGGTCTCGAAGTCCGCGCTGCTGCCCTTCCACTTCTGGCTCCCGGCCGCCATGGCTGCGCCGACCCCGGTCAGCGCCTACCTGCATGCCGCTGCCATGGTCAAGGCCGGCATCTACCTTGTTGCACGGCTGGCACCGGGTTTTTCCGAAAGCGCCTACTGGCACGCGGTTGTGCTGGTTTTGGGTCTTTCCACCATGCTGCTGGGCGGATGGCGGGCACTGCGCCAGCATGACCTCAAACTGATCCTGGCCTACGGAACGGTCAGCCAGCTCGGCTTCCTGACCCTGGTGGTGGGGCTCGGCAACCGCGAGGCTGCCATCGCCGGGCTGGGCCTGCTGCTGGCCCACGGCTTCTTCAAGGCGACGCTGTTCCTGGTGGTGGGAATTGTGGACCACCAGGCCGGTACCCGCGACATCCGCAAGCTCTCCGGCATTTACCGTTCCGCACCGAAACTGTTTGTGGTGGCCCTCATCGGTGCCGCTTCCATGGCCGGCGTGCCGCCCCTGCTGGGCTTTGTGGCCAAGGAATCCGTCTACGAGACGTTCGTCCACTTTGCCGAAAAGCAGGGAACTTTCGGCGCGGCCGTTCTGCTGGCCGGCGTCGTCATCGGCTCCATCCTGACGTTTGCCTACAGCGCACGTTTTGTGTGGGGCGGTTTTGCGGCCAAGCCCAATGGCAAGCAGACGCCCTTCAAGCCGGTTCCGTGGGCGTTCCTCGGTGCACCGGCCATCCTCGCCGCGGTCACCGTGGTGTTCGGTCTCTGGCCGGCCCCGATCGATGCTGCCGTCAGCTCCTACGCTGACCTGTACCCGGTTGACGGTGAACCCACCCATCTGGCGCTGTGGCACGGTTTCACCACGGCGCTGCTGCTGACGGTCATCACCATCGGCGCCGGAGTGCTGCTGTTCTGGCAGCGCGTGCGGGTCGAAAGTGTTCAGGGGCGGTTCACCGCACCGCTGGATGCCGAGCGTTCCTACCGCGGAATCATTGGCGTGCTGGACGACGTTGCCGTTTGGGTTACGGGCCGAACGCAGCGCGGTTCGCTGATGTTCTACCTCTTTGTGATCCTGACGGTTGCCGTCCTGACGCCGCTGACCGCACTGCTGTGGCGCGGCGCCGCGCTTCCGGATCAGTTCCACTGGTGGGACACCCCGCTGCAGGCCGTCATTGGCCTGGGGATCATTCTGGGCGCCGTTGCCGCAGCCCGCGCCAACAAGCGCTTCCTGGCTGTATTGATGGTCAGCGTCACCGGTTACGGGATTGCCCTGATCTTTGCACTGCAGGGCGCACCGGACCTGGCCCTGACCCAGATGCTGGTGGAAACCATCGTCCTCGTGGCCTTCGTGCTGGCCCTGCGGTCGCTGCCTGCCCGGCTCTGGAAGCGCGAACCCGCCGGACACCGCCTGCTGCGGGCCCTGCTGGGAATTGCCTTTGGTGCCACCATGGTGCTGATTGCCATGACCGCCATGAACTCCCGCGTCGCCGAGCCCATCTCGCTCCTCTTCCCCAACCTCGCGTATGAGGTCGGCGGCGGAGCGAACATCGTCAACGTGACCCTGGTGGATGTCCGCGCCTGGGACACCTTCGGTGAGATCTCCGTGCTGGCCATGGCCGCCACGGGTGTGGCCTCGCTGATCTTTGTCCGCGGACGGGGCGACAAACGCCGCCGTGCGGAGGGCATTGCCACCGGCTCGGTGGACCGCGGCCGCGAGCACTTTGCCTCGACAGGCCGCCAGGAGGCCACGTTGGCGCTGGCACGGAAGTTCTCCAGCGTGAGCCGTGACGCCTGGCTGGTTGCCGGTCGGACGCTTGCGCCGGAACGGCGTTCCATCATCTTCGAAGTGGTTACCCGGCTGCTGTTCCACTCGGTGATCCTGTTCTCCATCTACCTCCTTCTCGCCGGGCACAACATTCCCGGCGGCGGCTTCGCCGGCGGACTCATGGCCGGACTGGCCCTGACCATCCGGTACCTGGCCGGTGGCCGGTTTGAGCTCGCGGAGGCAAGCCCGGTAAGCGCGGGCCTGCTGCTGGGCGGCGGGCTGGGGATTGCCGGCCTCACCGCCGCGGCACCGCTGTTCTTCGGCGGGCAGATCCTGCAAAGCGCCATCATCAAGTTCACCTGGCCGATTTTCGGCGAGATCAAGTTCGTCACCTCCACCATTTTCGACATCGGGGTGTACCTGGTGGTCGTGGGGCTGGTGCTCGATGTCCTGCGCAGCCTGGGTTCCGAAATTGATGAACGCAGCGAAGGCGGTTCCTCCGACGACGAGGACCTGGTGGAGATCGAACCTGAAATAACCATGCGAGAAGAGGAGGTGGCCCGATGA
- a CDS encoding monovalent cation/H+ antiporter complex subunit F produces the protein MTVFVVLVAVMLAVAAAGAIFRIARGPSILDRVLAADVLLTIVGAALATDMIVNKNLNYLALLVSISLIGFIGSVTVARFVTDRR, from the coding sequence ATGACAGTTTTTGTGGTCCTGGTGGCCGTCATGCTGGCAGTTGCAGCAGCGGGCGCCATTTTCCGGATTGCCCGGGGACCGTCCATCCTGGACCGGGTGCTGGCCGCAGACGTCCTGCTGACGATCGTCGGTGCGGCTCTGGCCACGGACATGATCGTCAACAAGAACCTGAACTATCTGGCGCTGCTGGTCTCGATCTCACTCATCGGGTTCATTGGCTCCGTGACCGTTGCCCGCTTTGTTACGGACCGGAGGTAG